A single window of Cytobacillus dafuensis DNA harbors:
- a CDS encoding AraC family transcriptional regulator, producing the protein MAWVESIQRAIDYMEDHLLEEISIESIASEANASAFHFQRTFTILTDMSIGEYMRRRRLTLAAQELSRTNCKIIDLAYKYGYDTPEAFTKAFRRQHGVTPSDARKYMGKLKFYERLIIQVILKGAEPMKYNVLERESFQVVGIKKEFSLVNNENFIGIPKMWDQVNSDGTCDKLARITNGQIKGVLGVCAVGTNPGKAIDYWVAAEYNGEVPEGFSTLEIPAAKWVVFEVNGPMPDAMQNKWKQIFSEWFPTSGYKHAGIPELEVYSDDDVNKDDYYSEIWIPVK; encoded by the coding sequence ATGGCTTGGGTGGAATCGATTCAAAGGGCAATAGATTATATGGAAGATCATTTGCTTGAAGAAATTTCAATTGAAAGTATTGCAAGCGAAGCGAATGCGTCGGCGTTTCACTTTCAGCGTACCTTTACAATTTTAACCGATATGTCGATTGGTGAGTATATGCGCAGGCGCCGCCTGACCTTAGCTGCACAAGAATTATCAAGAACAAACTGTAAAATCATTGATTTAGCCTATAAGTATGGCTATGACACTCCCGAGGCTTTCACAAAAGCTTTTCGCAGGCAGCATGGGGTTACACCAAGTGATGCAAGGAAGTACATGGGAAAGCTGAAATTTTATGAACGCCTAATCATACAGGTAATTCTGAAAGGAGCAGAACCAATGAAATACAATGTGTTAGAAAGAGAAAGCTTTCAAGTAGTAGGGATTAAAAAAGAATTTTCGCTAGTGAATAATGAGAATTTTATAGGTATTCCTAAGATGTGGGATCAGGTCAATTCAGACGGAACATGTGATAAGCTAGCACGCATAACCAATGGTCAAATTAAAGGTGTTCTTGGTGTTTGTGCAGTTGGAACGAATCCAGGAAAAGCAATCGATTATTGGGTTGCTGCAGAATATAATGGGGAAGTACCTGAAGGATTCTCAACATTGGAAATTCCAGCAGCCAAATGGGTTGTGTTTGAAGTGAATGGACCAATGCCAGATGCTATGCAGAATAAGTGGAAGCAAATTTTCTCCGAATGGTTTCCGACGAGCGGCTATAAGCATGCAGGAATACCAGAGCTTGAAGTGTATTCAGATGATGACGTGAATAAGGATGATTACTATTCTGAGATTTGGATTCCAGTAAAATAA
- the brnQ gene encoding branched-chain amino acid transport system II carrier protein — MNQKISTSYIIVLGLMLFSLFFGAGNLIFPIMMGQEAGINVWEATAGFIITGVGLPLLTVIALGYSGKSDLQSLASRVHPMFGLVFSIILYLAIGPLFAIPRAGTVAFEIGIRPLLPESWSTIGLLVFSIFFFGVAAFLSLNSSKVVDIVGKYLTPIKISFLSLLVLVAIFNPLGAFQEPSEKYTENSFFGGFSEGYLTMDVLSAFVFGIIIINSLRSKGVESGKVIMVSTMKAASIAAVLLTFFYGSLAFIGASSVSELGILNNGGAVLAGVANVYFGSFGGVILSGVMTVACMTTSVGLISACATYFNKIFPKISYTSYVIIFAVFSTAVANFGLSHLITISEPVLTAIYPLAIVLLILTLFHNAFNGKKEVYQLSMLFTFIVSVFDGLKAAGLSVKPVDQLFTSILPLYEVGLGWLLPAFIGGVLGIIIGRFKLRSKEKEEEQFI; from the coding sequence TTGAATCAAAAGATTTCAACGTCTTATATTATTGTTTTAGGGTTAATGTTATTTTCATTATTTTTTGGTGCAGGTAATTTAATATTCCCAATTATGATGGGGCAGGAAGCTGGCATAAATGTATGGGAAGCTACAGCTGGATTTATCATTACTGGTGTAGGATTACCACTATTAACCGTTATTGCTTTAGGTTACTCTGGGAAAAGTGACCTTCAATCGTTAGCAAGTAGAGTTCATCCAATGTTCGGATTAGTATTCTCGATTATTTTATACTTAGCAATTGGTCCATTATTTGCAATACCAAGAGCAGGAACGGTAGCCTTTGAAATTGGTATTCGTCCATTATTACCAGAATCTTGGAGTACGATTGGGCTATTGGTTTTCTCTATCTTTTTCTTCGGAGTTGCAGCGTTCCTTTCACTTAATTCTTCAAAAGTTGTTGATATCGTAGGTAAATATTTAACACCTATTAAAATAAGCTTTTTGTCTCTTTTAGTTCTTGTGGCTATTTTTAACCCACTCGGCGCTTTCCAAGAACCTAGCGAAAAATATACAGAAAATTCATTTTTCGGCGGTTTTTCAGAAGGATATTTAACAATGGATGTTTTATCCGCTTTCGTGTTTGGAATCATTATCATAAATTCCCTTCGCTCTAAAGGTGTGGAATCAGGTAAAGTGATTATGGTATCAACAATGAAGGCGGCTTCAATTGCTGCGGTTCTTTTAACTTTCTTTTATGGATCTTTGGCATTTATCGGGGCAAGTAGTGTTTCGGAATTAGGTATTTTAAATAACGGCGGTGCAGTATTAGCTGGAGTAGCAAATGTCTACTTTGGTTCGTTTGGCGGTGTCATACTTAGCGGTGTCATGACTGTAGCTTGTATGACTACAAGTGTCGGTCTGATCAGCGCTTGTGCTACCTATTTTAATAAAATTTTTCCTAAAATTTCTTATACTAGTTATGTCATCATTTTTGCAGTATTTAGTACTGCGGTTGCAAACTTCGGATTAAGTCATTTGATTACTATTTCAGAACCAGTTTTAACAGCCATTTACCCATTAGCAATTGTATTATTGATATTAACTTTATTCCATAATGCATTTAATGGTAAGAAGGAAGTTTATCAATTAAGTATGTTATTCACATTTATCGTAAGTGTATTTGACGGATTAAAGGCAGCTGGGCTTAGTGTAAAACCAGTTGATCAATTATTTACGTCTATCCTACCGTTATATGAAGTTGGACTAGGCTGGCTATTACCTGCATTTATAGGTGGAGTTCTGGGTATAATTATTGGCAGGTTTAAACTAAGAAGTAAGGAAAAAGAGGAAGAACAATTTATTTAA
- a CDS encoding NAD-dependent epimerase/dehydratase family protein, whose protein sequence is MKRILVLGGTQFFGKKLVSTLLRNGNEVTIATRGKTPDPFGSAVKRLFIERQDKESIEKAFAEGEWDIVYDQTCQSPLEAKYVLDALKGKVKRYIFTSTQAVYDFGVNHTEEEFNPLQFLFEYKPREKYVGYKGYQEAKRAAEAVLFNQNDIEVAAIRFPIVIGEDDFTNRLRFHIDKIINHEVIGISNPEARYSFILSDEAASFLNEIGFSTFTGPINPGCQMDISLQELVEKIEALTGKKANITDILTKENASPYSLDGSWAINTNKAERLGFSFSNLDEVLDSLIDHYAVRLTER, encoded by the coding sequence TTGAAAAGAATACTAGTATTGGGCGGCACTCAATTTTTCGGTAAGAAATTAGTTTCTACGCTTTTAAGAAACGGAAATGAGGTAACAATTGCGACAAGAGGAAAAACACCTGATCCATTTGGGTCAGCGGTAAAACGCTTATTCATTGAAAGGCAAGATAAGGAATCCATTGAAAAGGCTTTTGCTGAAGGAGAATGGGATATTGTCTATGACCAAACTTGTCAATCCCCATTAGAAGCCAAATATGTCTTAGATGCATTGAAAGGAAAGGTTAAGCGCTACATATTTACTTCAACACAGGCTGTATATGATTTTGGTGTGAACCATACGGAGGAAGAGTTTAATCCTTTACAATTTTTATTTGAATATAAACCTAGAGAGAAATATGTTGGATATAAAGGGTATCAGGAAGCGAAACGTGCCGCAGAGGCCGTCCTATTTAACCAGAATGATATAGAAGTAGCTGCTATACGTTTTCCAATCGTTATCGGTGAAGATGACTTTACGAATAGACTAAGATTTCATATTGATAAAATCATCAATCATGAGGTGATTGGTATTTCAAATCCTGAAGCCAGATACAGCTTTATCCTTTCAGACGAAGCTGCTAGCTTTTTAAACGAAATAGGCTTCTCCACCTTCACCGGTCCGATTAATCCAGGCTGTCAAATGGATATTTCGTTGCAAGAGCTCGTCGAAAAAATTGAAGCACTTACAGGTAAAAAGGCAAATATTACAGACATTTTAACAAAAGAGAATGCCTCTCCTTATTCATTGGATGGCTCATGGGCAATAAACACGAACAAAGCTGAGAGACTAGGTTTTTCTTTTTCAAATTTAGATGAAGTATTAGATAGTTTAATTGATCATTATGCTGTGCGATTAACTGAACGCTAA
- a CDS encoding CynX/NimT family MFS transporter has product MNSNPLMEPRGKHSKSALLMLGIIFVAFTLRPAITSVGPLISEIRADTGISNGVAGLLTTLPLIAFGLLSPFVPKIARKFGIEFSVFIGLCILGAGIIIRSTDMIPLLFSGTIFIGFGIAICNVLLPGIVKQSYPNKVGLLTGIYTLSMGICAGLAPGLSIPLSESLGFGWRMSLGIWILIIIIAICFWIPQIKGHSSSPVQSKMKQAGASIWGSSIAWQVTLFMGLQSLVYFSVTSWLPEILQNQGFDIAIAGWMVTILQFSGLPANLFIPVLADRLPNQKGIALGIGLVNFIGLLGLLISQNKMLTMICIILIGMALGAAISHGLTLIGLRAANAEQVANLSGMAQSVGYILAAVGPFIMGYLFDLFHTWTLPLMMLLVVTFLYTITGILAGRDQYVLQEKNNNKKEVSSNIV; this is encoded by the coding sequence ATGAACAGCAATCCATTAATGGAGCCTAGGGGAAAACACTCGAAAAGTGCACTCTTAATGCTCGGAATTATATTTGTTGCCTTCACCTTAAGACCCGCCATTACATCCGTCGGCCCATTAATAAGTGAGATTCGAGCTGATACAGGTATATCGAACGGGGTGGCAGGATTGCTTACTACACTCCCGCTCATTGCTTTTGGCCTCCTTTCTCCTTTTGTCCCGAAAATTGCCCGAAAATTCGGGATTGAATTTAGCGTCTTCATTGGGTTATGTATTCTTGGAGCGGGAATCATTATTCGTTCTACAGATATGATTCCACTGCTTTTTTCCGGCACTATTTTTATTGGATTTGGAATAGCCATTTGCAATGTCTTACTCCCAGGGATTGTTAAACAATCTTATCCAAATAAAGTTGGGCTTCTTACGGGAATTTATACTTTATCAATGGGGATTTGTGCAGGTTTAGCACCTGGACTTAGCATACCGCTATCAGAATCATTAGGATTTGGCTGGCGTATGTCACTTGGCATATGGATTCTTATTATCATTATCGCCATTTGTTTTTGGATACCGCAAATCAAAGGACATAGTTCTTCCCCTGTTCAGTCAAAGATGAAGCAAGCTGGAGCTTCTATTTGGGGATCAAGCATTGCGTGGCAAGTTACATTGTTTATGGGTTTGCAATCACTGGTCTATTTCAGCGTAACCTCTTGGCTTCCTGAAATTCTCCAAAACCAAGGCTTTGACATTGCAATTGCAGGATGGATGGTAACCATACTTCAGTTTTCTGGTCTTCCTGCAAATTTATTCATTCCCGTTCTTGCAGATCGCCTTCCTAATCAAAAAGGAATTGCCCTTGGAATTGGGCTCGTAAATTTTATAGGATTATTGGGCTTGCTGATTAGTCAAAATAAAATGTTGACTATGATTTGCATTATTTTAATTGGCATGGCACTTGGAGCTGCAATCAGTCATGGATTAACGCTCATTGGTCTGCGTGCTGCAAATGCGGAGCAAGTTGCAAATCTATCCGGGATGGCACAATCGGTTGGCTACATATTGGCAGCAGTTGGTCCTTTCATAATGGGATATTTATTTGATCTTTTTCACACATGGACACTTCCTTTAATGATGCTTTTGGTCGTAACATTTTTATACACGATAACTGGAATTTTAGCAGGAAGAGATCAATATGTTTTACAGGAAAAAAATAACAATAAAAAAGAAGTATCTTCGAATATTGTGTAA
- a CDS encoding DUF1360 domain-containing protein, giving the protein MMFIMVILASYRLTHLIVFDKITEPLRDLFLKNKENEKHEIKKVPKSKLGYLLTCYWCTGVWSAIVLGTLFILLPTFSKYVIFILSIAGGQAILETFVGVNIKKTEYYNEQIQQNKENNS; this is encoded by the coding sequence ATGATGTTTATCATGGTTATTTTAGCAAGTTACCGTTTAACACATTTAATTGTATTTGATAAAATAACTGAGCCATTAAGGGATCTTTTTTTAAAGAATAAAGAGAATGAAAAGCATGAAATCAAAAAAGTGCCAAAGTCCAAGCTCGGTTATCTTCTAACATGTTATTGGTGTACAGGGGTTTGGTCTGCGATCGTTCTAGGGACATTATTCATTTTACTACCCACTTTTTCAAAATATGTTATTTTTATTCTTTCGATTGCAGGTGGACAAGCTATTTTAGAAACATTTGTTGGCGTAAATATTAAAAAAACTGAGTATTATAATGAGCAGATACAGCAAAACAAAGAAAACAATTCCTAA
- a CDS encoding acyltransferase family protein: MQSTTQNRFIPGLDGLRAFAVLAVIAYHFNFSWAKGGFLGVDIFFVLSGYLITSILLPTQGNQLTLNLRKFWVGRIRRLLPASLVMIIATFVWVTLFHRELLDTVRGDAISSIFYASNWWFIFHKLSYFDSFGSPSPLKNLWSLSIEEQFYLIWPIVLAAGLFVFKKRSRVSIFVLICALCSALLMGMLYQPGTDPSRVYYGTDTRSFELLIGCCLALVWPMKRLTSKKLTTNHSLTLNITSMIAFSILILCIFFVDEYQVFLYRGGMLLICINTAILLACVCHPASFLGKMLSWKPLRWIGSRSYGIYLWHYPIIVLGTPVQDIGNPVLWRVILQLVITLIIAELSYRYIEMPIRKHGFRTFFSQHFTINFINWKKNTFVRGISTLLITLILFVFTAGITGVVKGEEKLDSMKSYPTQVKINHEEQSSSSKSSNKNSSEKKESITEKDSSEKKESIAEKNSSTQEESIAEKNSSAQEESIAEEIPPVQEEEKGVPPKNEKNNETSEQEKNDTSVQPDHQSYTGILALGDSILIDIASSLQKIFPNITIDAKVGRQVSQAVDLVPSYIDFNHPDKAVIIMLGTNGYFTNTQIDSLLGAFSNAHIYLVNTRVPRSWESKVNTEFYKKAQENDNITLVDWYSAAIGHPEYFAADGVHLQPKGINTLTNLINQAIMNTIR, from the coding sequence ATGCAAAGTACAACTCAGAACCGTTTTATTCCTGGCTTGGATGGACTACGAGCTTTTGCTGTCCTGGCTGTAATTGCTTACCACTTTAACTTTAGTTGGGCTAAAGGAGGATTCCTTGGCGTTGACATCTTTTTTGTCTTATCTGGTTATCTAATAACCTCAATCTTATTACCCACGCAAGGTAATCAACTAACATTAAATTTACGTAAATTTTGGGTTGGACGAATTCGACGATTACTACCTGCTTCGTTAGTAATGATTATCGCTACTTTTGTTTGGGTAACATTATTTCACAGAGAGCTTTTAGACACTGTGCGTGGAGATGCGATATCTTCTATTTTTTATGCAAGCAATTGGTGGTTCATTTTTCATAAACTCTCCTATTTTGATAGTTTTGGTTCACCTTCACCTTTGAAAAATCTATGGTCGTTATCGATTGAAGAACAATTTTATTTAATTTGGCCTATTGTGCTGGCAGCTGGACTATTTGTATTTAAAAAGAGAAGCAGGGTTTCCATTTTCGTCTTAATTTGTGCATTGTGTTCGGCTTTGTTAATGGGCATGCTCTATCAACCAGGAACGGATCCTAGTCGCGTCTATTATGGAACAGATACTCGTTCTTTTGAACTGCTTATTGGCTGTTGCCTAGCTCTTGTTTGGCCAATGAAAAGACTCACTTCCAAAAAGCTTACAACTAATCATAGTCTTACACTAAATATTACAAGTATGATTGCTTTTAGCATCTTAATTCTTTGCATCTTTTTTGTAGATGAATATCAAGTGTTTTTGTACAGAGGCGGGATGCTGCTCATTTGTATAAATACAGCCATCTTGCTAGCTTGTGTTTGTCATCCTGCTAGCTTTTTAGGGAAAATGCTCTCTTGGAAGCCACTTCGTTGGATTGGTTCAAGATCTTACGGGATCTACCTTTGGCATTATCCTATTATTGTGCTTGGAACCCCTGTTCAAGATATAGGAAATCCAGTATTATGGCGTGTTATTTTGCAGCTAGTCATCACACTGATCATTGCGGAACTTTCCTATCGTTATATTGAAATGCCTATTCGAAAGCATGGATTCCGAACTTTCTTTAGTCAGCATTTTACAATCAATTTTATCAATTGGAAAAAAAATACTTTTGTTAGAGGGATATCAACTTTACTCATAACTCTAATCCTTTTTGTATTTACTGCTGGTATCACGGGTGTGGTAAAAGGTGAAGAAAAATTAGATTCAATGAAATCATATCCAACTCAAGTAAAAATAAATCATGAAGAGCAGTCTTCTAGCAGTAAAAGTTCTAATAAGAATTCTTCTGAAAAGAAGGAAAGCATTACAGAGAAAGATTCTTCTGAAAAGAAGGAAAGTATTGCAGAGAAAAATTCTTCTACTCAAGAGGAGAGCATTGCAGAGAAAAATTCTTCTGCTCAAGAGGAAAGCATTGCAGAGGAAATTCCTCCTGTTCAAGAGGAAGAAAAGGGTGTACCTCCAAAAAATGAGAAGAACAATGAAACATCCGAACAAGAGAAAAATGATACAAGTGTTCAACCTGATCATCAATCTTATACAGGTATACTTGCTCTTGGAGACTCTATCCTGATAGATATTGCTTCAAGCTTGCAAAAAATATTTCCAAACATTACGATTGATGCTAAAGTCGGAAGACAAGTGTCACAAGCAGTTGATTTGGTACCTAGTTACATAGATTTCAATCATCCAGATAAAGCAGTCATAATTATGCTAGGAACAAATGGTTACTTTACCAATACTCAAATTGACTCACTACTTGGCGCTTTTTCGAATGCTCATATTTATTTAGTAAATACTCGTGTTCCACGCTCATGGGAAAGTAAAGTGAATACTGAGTTCTATAAAAAAGCTCAAGAAAATGACAATATTACATTGGTTGATTGGTATTCTGCAGCGATTGGCCATCCGGAATATTTTGCCGCAGACGGTGTGCATTTACAACCAAAAGGGATTAATACTTTAACAAACCTTATCAATCAAGCAATAATGAATACTATTCGTTAG
- a CDS encoding GNAT family N-acetyltransferase: MGEIQLKHFLTKNGNKFVIRTALPEDADKVLAFIREIIIEAPYLLTTTAEFKVTIDQQKRFLQQVVKDNGKLAILAEYEGEIIGFLDFHNGGKQRIEHQGSFGMSVRKDFRNHGVGKALVSVLLAWAKENPLIERVCLEVFSENIQAISLYKNIGFLEEGLKRRAIKLSDQTYHDLILMAYFVE; the protein is encoded by the coding sequence ATGGGAGAAATTCAACTAAAGCATTTTCTTACTAAAAACGGGAATAAATTCGTCATTCGAACTGCTTTACCAGAAGATGCAGATAAAGTATTGGCATTCATTAGAGAGATTATCATCGAAGCACCGTATTTGCTCACTACAACAGCAGAATTTAAAGTAACGATTGATCAGCAGAAACGATTTTTGCAGCAAGTCGTTAAAGACAATGGAAAACTAGCTATTTTAGCAGAATATGAAGGAGAAATTATTGGGTTTTTAGATTTTCATAATGGTGGAAAGCAGCGGATCGAACATCAGGGATCTTTCGGGATGAGTGTGAGAAAAGACTTCAGAAATCACGGTGTAGGAAAAGCATTAGTCTCAGTTTTACTAGCTTGGGCAAAGGAAAACCCATTAATAGAAAGGGTTTGTCTTGAGGTATTCTCTGAAAATATACAGGCCATTAGCTTATACAAGAATATTGGATTTTTAGAGGAAGGTTTGAAAAGAAGAGCGATAAAATTAAGTGATCAAACATATCATGACTTAATCTTAATGGCTTATTTTGTGGAATAG
- a CDS encoding diaminopimelate dehydrogenase has product MNSQIKVGIVGYGNLGRGVVSAINQSSDMELVSIFTRRSPESVSVEGTNAKVLHISEAEDYKNKIDVMILCGGSATDLPEQGPQFAQLFNTVDSFDTHAKIPEYFDSVDKAAKESGKTSIISVGWDPGLFSINRLMAEAILPVGETYTFWGKGVSQGHSDAIRRIEGVKGAVQYTVPIEEAVNKVRSGDNPELSTAEKHLRVCYVVAEEGYDQAKIEETIKTMPNYFADYITEVHFISEEELKANHSKLPHGGFVIRGGKSGAENKQIIEFSLNLDSNPEFTSSVLVAYARAAYRLNKEGQAGAKSVFEVPPVYLSHKTAEELRRDLL; this is encoded by the coding sequence ATGAATAGTCAAATTAAAGTAGGAATTGTTGGTTATGGTAATCTTGGACGAGGGGTTGTATCGGCAATAAATCAAAGCTCAGATATGGAGTTAGTTAGCATTTTTACTAGACGGTCTCCGGAGAGCGTTTCTGTAGAGGGTACAAATGCTAAGGTTTTACATATTTCCGAAGCTGAAGATTATAAGAACAAAATTGACGTCATGATTTTATGTGGAGGATCTGCCACAGACCTGCCTGAACAAGGCCCTCAGTTTGCACAACTGTTTAATACGGTTGATAGCTTTGATACACATGCGAAAATTCCAGAATATTTCGATTCGGTTGATAAAGCTGCAAAAGAAAGCGGGAAAACGAGTATTATTTCTGTAGGCTGGGACCCAGGATTGTTTTCAATCAATCGCTTAATGGCAGAGGCTATTTTGCCAGTCGGTGAAACTTATACCTTCTGGGGAAAAGGTGTCAGCCAAGGACATTCAGATGCTATTCGCAGAATAGAAGGAGTAAAGGGCGCTGTTCAGTACACTGTCCCGATAGAAGAAGCAGTTAATAAAGTTAGAAGCGGAGACAATCCTGAACTATCAACTGCTGAAAAGCATTTACGCGTTTGCTATGTAGTTGCCGAAGAAGGTTATGACCAAGCAAAGATTGAAGAAACTATCAAAACAATGCCAAATTATTTTGCTGATTATATAACAGAGGTACATTTTATTTCCGAAGAAGAATTAAAAGCAAATCATTCCAAGCTTCCACATGGCGGATTTGTTATCCGAGGCGGAAAATCAGGTGCTGAGAATAAACAAATTATTGAATTTTCATTAAATCTAGACAGTAATCCGGAATTCACTTCTAGCGTATTAGTCGCCTATGCACGTGCTGCCTATCGATTAAATAAAGAGGGACAAGCTGGAGCAAAATCAGTTTTTGAAGTACCACCGGTTTACTTGTCACATAAAACGGCTGAAGAATTAAGAAGAGATCTATTATAA
- a CDS encoding potassium channel family protein has translation MKKLVIAYEIFMIVLILISVVLALMVDKRFVIFQQTIWLIFVVDYFVRFARAENKWHYVKKHLLELVAIIPFDSLLRAARLVRIFKVLQLLGISSRYLKPFYAVLKTNGLDKAFKFGVAMLFVIPIPIAIVEPAIETYGEALWWGLITITTVGYGDIAPVTVLGRLMAAVLLMVGIGIIGIFTSAVTNYFSNKPKDSRDKQVMKVIQSIDEIEDITKEDIEFIQLFLNRKL, from the coding sequence GTGAAAAAGCTTGTAATTGCATATGAAATTTTTATGATTGTTTTGATCCTTATCTCAGTAGTCCTTGCTCTCATGGTTGATAAGCGATTTGTGATTTTTCAACAAACTATTTGGCTTATATTCGTAGTGGATTACTTTGTTCGTTTTGCACGAGCAGAAAACAAGTGGCACTATGTAAAGAAACATCTCTTAGAGTTAGTAGCTATAATCCCGTTCGATTCACTTTTAAGAGCAGCTAGACTAGTCCGTATATTTAAAGTTCTTCAATTGCTTGGCATCAGTTCTCGTTATTTAAAACCTTTTTATGCGGTGTTAAAAACGAATGGATTAGACAAAGCTTTCAAGTTTGGTGTCGCAATGTTATTTGTCATACCAATACCGATTGCTATCGTTGAACCGGCGATTGAAACTTACGGTGAAGCGTTGTGGTGGGGTTTGATTACAATAACTACAGTTGGATATGGAGATATTGCGCCTGTTACCGTATTAGGCCGATTAATGGCTGCCGTATTACTAATGGTAGGGATTGGGATTATTGGTATATTCACATCTGCTGTTACTAATTATTTTAGTAATAAACCTAAAGATTCTCGAGATAAGCAAGTCATGAAAGTAATTCAGTCGATTGATGAGATTGAAGACATAACAAAAGAGGATATTGAGTTTATCCAGTTATTCTTGAATAGGAAATTATGA
- a CDS encoding ABC transporter ATP-binding protein: MIKVLSYLKPYRIAVAIALFLTFTELAVELFQPLFMAKIIDDGILKSDLAIVMKWGAIMLGFSLISFAAGIVNSFYSAHASQSFGFDVRMSLFEKVQSFSFANYNQFSVASLITRMTNDITQIQNTLFMSLRIMLRAPLLIIGGLVMAFVVNVKLALILSVVVPFLFIFLTWVMNKGGMLFKTVQEKLDSLNNVMKENLTGIRLIKAFTRRKYEVKRFTDANEELKDHTMKALRLMEVTMPILLFIMNISILGVLWFGSIQVNTGDVKVGEVVAIVNYATRITGAFSIFSFLIMAFSRARASSKRIEEVLDTTVDLSDHVDANSSLLVKEGKIEFKDVTFQYPGTETFALENISFIAHPGETVAILGATGSGKTSLFQLIPRLYDASSGEISIDGMDVRRMKQENLRRQIGFVPQEALLFTGTVKENIAWGKEDASIDEIIDAAKNAQIYETIKNLPNKLETKLGQKGVNLSGGQKQRLSIARAIVRKPKILLLDDSTSALDMRTEAKLLHALKVYTCTTLIITQKISTAMEADKILLLENGRLLDEGNHESLLESSDLYRQIFRSQLREEKINYA, encoded by the coding sequence ATGATAAAGGTATTGTCTTATTTGAAGCCTTACCGGATTGCTGTTGCAATTGCATTATTTTTAACATTCACTGAGCTCGCAGTTGAGCTTTTTCAGCCTCTTTTCATGGCAAAGATTATTGATGATGGCATTTTAAAGAGTGATTTGGCCATCGTCATGAAATGGGGAGCCATCATGCTAGGGTTCTCGCTTATTTCCTTTGCAGCGGGTATCGTCAATTCTTTTTACTCTGCCCATGCTAGTCAGAGCTTCGGATTTGATGTAAGAATGAGTTTATTCGAAAAGGTGCAATCCTTTTCTTTTGCAAACTATAACCAGTTCTCAGTGGCATCTCTTATTACAAGGATGACGAACGATATTACACAAATTCAAAATACATTATTTATGAGTTTAAGAATTATGCTGCGTGCTCCGCTCTTAATTATTGGGGGGCTTGTCATGGCATTCGTTGTGAATGTAAAGCTAGCACTGATTTTATCTGTCGTTGTACCATTTTTGTTTATTTTTTTAACTTGGGTAATGAACAAGGGTGGGATGCTATTTAAAACGGTGCAGGAAAAATTAGATTCTTTGAATAATGTCATGAAGGAAAATCTTACAGGAATCAGGTTAATAAAGGCTTTTACTAGAAGAAAATATGAGGTAAAACGATTTACTGATGCGAATGAAGAATTGAAGGATCATACAATGAAAGCGCTAAGACTAATGGAAGTTACCATGCCTATCCTTCTCTTTATTATGAATATAAGCATTCTTGGTGTTCTGTGGTTTGGAAGCATTCAGGTGAATACTGGAGATGTGAAGGTAGGGGAAGTCGTTGCGATCGTGAACTATGCAACTAGAATTACAGGTGCTTTTTCAATCTTTTCTTTTCTTATTATGGCCTTTTCGCGTGCACGTGCCTCTTCTAAAAGGATTGAGGAGGTTCTTGATACAACAGTGGATCTTTCTGATCATGTGGATGCAAATTCATCCTTGCTTGTTAAGGAGGGAAAGATTGAGTTTAAGGATGTGACCTTCCAATATCCAGGGACGGAAACCTTTGCACTCGAAAATATTAGCTTCATTGCTCATCCAGGAGAAACAGTTGCCATCTTAGGAGCAACTGGGTCTGGCAAAACCAGCTTGTTTCAGTTAATTCCCCGTTTATATGATGCAAGCTCTGGAGAAATTTCTATCGACGGTATGGATGTTCGCCGAATGAAGCAGGAGAATTTGCGAAGACAAATTGGCTTTGTGCCTCAGGAAGCATTGCTGTTCACAGGAACAGTCAAGGAAAATATTGCATGGGGAAAGGAAGATGCATCAATAGATGAGATCATTGATGCTGCTAAAAATGCGCAAATCTATGAAACGATAAAAAATCTGCCAAATAAGCTTGAGACCAAGCTTGGTCAAAAAGGAGTTAATCTTTCAGGCGGTCAAAAACAAAGGCTATCTATTGCCAGGGCAATTGTAAGGAAACCGAAAATACTGCTGCTTGATGATAGTACCAGTGCTTTAGATATGCGAACAGAAGCGAAATTGCTCCATGCCTTAAAGGTATATACATGTACAACACTCATTATTACCCAGAAAATAAGTACTGCAATGGAAGCTGATAAAATCCTGCTTTTAGAAAATGGGAGACTATTAGATGAGGGGAACCATGAATCGTTACTGGAGTCTTCGGATCTGTACAGACAAATATTCCGATCTCAATTGAGAGAGGAGAAAATAAATTATGCTTAA